The following nucleotide sequence is from Anaerolineales bacterium.
CCCGAGAAGGAGGGGCCAGCGTCTCCGGTTTGCGTCAGCGTCCGCGACATCAGGCGGGCAGTCTCCGGACTGAAGACGGGCTGCTGCTCCTGCTCGAATGGCCAAGCCAGCCAATTCCCGTGTGCGTCCGAGACTGCGTCCACGACCCGGACGGGGGGAAGCGGACCACCTACCGTCGCGGCCCAAGCGCGGGCCATGGCGATCGGGGTCAGGGTCAGCCAGCCCTGTCCGACGGACAAGGCTTCCGTCATCTCCATTGCCTCCGGCGTCCCGGGATCGCCCGACCTGTCTATCGGCGTCCCCTCGCCGGCGAGCGCCAGCCCGGCTGCCTCGACCGATTGCCCGCCCATCTGGCGGCCCAGCGCCGCCAGGGGGGCAGGGCACCCCGCCTGCAGCGCCTGGCCCAGGCTAGCCCCCAGAGCGGGCCGGGCACAAGTCAGCTCCAGGCCATTCAGGGAAAAAGGCGCCTCGATGTCGGACATGATCTGCCCCAGCCTAGCATCTCGGTGCTCGATGGCCCAGGCCACCATCCAGGGAGCGAAGGCGGTCCCGGGTTGGTACGACGACTGAACCGCTCGATTCAGGAGCGGCGCCCCCGGATTTGCGAGCATGCCCGCCCAATCGGCCTCCAGGGTCGAAGGGTTGAAGCTCGGGGACGAGGCCATGGCGAGGACGTCTCCGGTGGCCGGGTCCAGCACGACGATCGCTCCCTGCTGGCCCAGCAGGGCACTTGTAGCCTCGGTCTGCAGGGCAAGGTCCAACGTCAGGCGCACGTCGGCGCCCGGAGGAGGATAGCCGTAGAGCGCCTGGCTTTGCATCAGCTCCAGCAACCTTGCGCCCTCCTCACCCCTGAGCACGCCATCCATCGATTGCTCCATGCCCATCAAGCCATAGGAGGGCGAATCGAATCCGACCACATTGGCCGCAGCCGCAGCCGGATACTGGCGTGCGAAACCCCCGGGCAGTCCCTCCGAATCGGCGAGCACGACACCGTTCCGATCCAGGATCCGGCCCCGCTGCGAGTAGCGCTCTTCGACCGCTCGACGCAGGTTGTCGGTCCGGCGGAGGATGGCTGGAGCGCGGATGACCATCCAGTAGCCCGCGGCCATGGCCAGAACCAGGAAGGCAGCTTGGAAACCGAAGAACACGCGCTCGAACGTCCGCCGCGGATGCACGACCCCGGCGGCACCGTTGGACATGACCAGCAGAAGACCCAGTGAGAGGAAGCTGGACAGCAGGGACGTCCCCCCGTAGGAGACGTAGGGTAGCGTGATTCCGGTCAGGGGAAGCACCCGTAGCACTCCGGCCAGAATGAACATGGCCTGCAACCCGAGATTTACCGCCAGCCCGCCGGCAAGCATCTGGTGGAAGGGATCAGGCGAACCCGCTCCGATGCGCAGACCGCGCCCGACGAAGATGGCCATCAGGGCCAGCAACCCGACCGCTCCACCCAAACCCCACTCTTCGGCAATCGAGGCAAAGATGAAATCCGAATGGGCCACCGGGACAAAGCCCGGCGCCCCCAGACCGGGCCCGCTCCCGAGCACCCCACCGGAAGCCAGGGCGATCAAGGACTGCACGATCTGGTAGGAACCGCCCAGGGGGTCCTGCCAGGGGTTGACCCAGGCGGCCAGCCGCAACCCTACAACGCTCGAGGTGGCTGCCGCCGCTCCCGCCCCGACGGCTCCCAGCAGCAGGCTGACGAGGATCACTTCCCAACGTCCCGAAGCCAGGTACAACAACGCCGTCAGCAGGGCGAGCAGCATCATCCCGCTGCCCAGGTCTCGCTGCGCCAACACGAGCAGCGTCGACAATCCCCAGACGGCCAGGAGCGGCGCCAGGGTCGCCACGAGCGACGGGCGATCGCGGCGCCAGCCGAATTGGATGCGATCGGCGAGGTACGAGGCGAAAAAGACCACCAGGAGCAGGCGGAGCATCTCGGACGGCTGGAAGTACACCCCACAGCATCCCAGCCACAACCGAGGCGAACCGCCAGAGGGGTGTGTCCCAAAGACCAGGGTGAGTGCGGTCAGCAGCAGCCCCAGCCCCAGCCAGAGGTACCGGTACGACCGCAGCCAGCCCAGCCGGCGGGGCAGAAGCATCAGCCCCGACAAGGCGATCGTGGAGAGCCCGAGCCAGGCCAGCTGGCGGATGCCGAACCCTGGCGTCAGCCGCCATATGAGAAGCACCCCCCAGCCGGCCAGCAGCATCGCTACCGGATAGAGCACTGGGTCGCGCTGGCTCAGCCGGCGGCGCATCACCGCCCGGCTTGCGCCGACTGCCAGCAGCCAGACCGGCAGGACAGACCAATGGGCGAATCCGGCGGTGCCCGCCACAGAGCCACCAGGCCGGACAGCTGGAGCCAGCGTCAGTGCCAGGCAGGCAAGCCCGAGGAACACGAAGGCCAACCCAAGCAGGAGGGCCTCGACCCGGTCGGCGGGGCTGGCGGTCCTACGGGAAGTAGCGACCAACGATCGGTCTCAGCCGCGCCAGGGTCTCGGGGGGGATGGACTGGCGCCGGGTGATGAAGGCGTCGTGCAATGCATCGGAGCAGGCACAGGTCCACTCCCCTCCGAGGGACCGCCCGAGCTCCACCAGCGCCGCCTGTGCAAGGCGAGTGTTGGCGTTCAGGGTTTCAAGCACCATGCCGACACTGACCGGTGTCTCTTCCAGGTGCCAGACATCGTAGTCCGTGACGTGGGCCATCACGGCGTAGCACATCTCCGCCTCGCGAGCCAGGAAGGCTTCCGGCGCAGTGGTCATCCCGACGAGCGACATCCCCCAGGAGCGGAAGACATTCGATTCCGCACGGGTGGAGAACCGCGGACCTTCGATGGTGATGCTGGTTCCGCCGGCGTGGACGCGCGCCCCCGCCCGTGCCGCACTCTCGGCCAGTCGCAGGCTGAGATCAGGGCAGAACGGCGCAGGCGCACTGACATGCGCCACAAGCCCCTC
It contains:
- a CDS encoding FtsW/RodA/SpoVE family cell cycle protein yields the protein MVATSRRTASPADRVEALLLGLAFVFLGLACLALTLAPAVRPGGSVAGTAGFAHWSVLPVWLLAVGASRAVMRRRLSQRDPVLYPVAMLLAGWGVLLIWRLTPGFGIRQLAWLGLSTIALSGLMLLPRRLGWLRSYRYLWLGLGLLLTALTLVFGTHPSGGSPRLWLGCCGVYFQPSEMLRLLLVVFFASYLADRIQFGWRRDRPSLVATLAPLLAVWGLSTLLVLAQRDLGSGMMLLALLTALLYLASGRWEVILVSLLLGAVGAGAAAATSSVVGLRLAAWVNPWQDPLGGSYQIVQSLIALASGGVLGSGPGLGAPGFVPVAHSDFIFASIAEEWGLGGAVGLLALMAIFVGRGLRIGAGSPDPFHQMLAGGLAVNLGLQAMFILAGVLRVLPLTGITLPYVSYGGTSLLSSFLSLGLLLVMSNGAAGVVHPRRTFERVFFGFQAAFLVLAMAAGYWMVIRAPAILRRTDNLRRAVEERYSQRGRILDRNGVVLADSEGLPGGFARQYPAAAAANVVGFDSPSYGLMGMEQSMDGVLRGEEGARLLELMQSQALYGYPPPGADVRLTLDLALQTEATSALLGQQGAIVVLDPATGDVLAMASSPSFNPSTLEADWAGMLANPGAPLLNRAVQSSYQPGTAFAPWMVAWAIEHRDARLGQIMSDIEAPFSLNGLELTCARPALGASLGQALQAGCPAPLAALGRQMGGQSVEAAGLALAGEGTPIDRSGDPGTPEAMEMTEALSVGQGWLTLTPIAMARAWAATVGGPLPPVRVVDAVSDAHGNWLAWPFEQEQQPVFSPETARLMSRTLTQTGDAGPSFSGVAIAGADQGRVAWYLARAGDDSAPVVAVVLEQSDLESAEQVGGRVVRAVRRLASP
- the mtnP gene encoding S-methyl-5'-thioadenosine phosphorylase; translated protein: MTIGDHPAFGVIGGTGIYEMEGITILDRLELNTPFGPPSSPLVIGDLADLQIVFLARHGLGHSLLPSEVNYRANIAAFKMLGVDRLVSISACGSLRVDFAPGDIVVPDQLFDWTHTRERSFFGEGLVAHVSAPAPFCPDLSLRLAESAARAGARVHAGGTSITIEGPRFSTRAESNVFRSWGMSLVGMTTAPEAFLAREAEMCYAVMAHVTDYDVWHLEETPVSVGMVLETLNANTRLAQAALVELGRSLGGEWTCACSDALHDAFITRRQSIPPETLARLRPIVGRYFP